From one Nitrospiraceae bacterium genomic stretch:
- a CDS encoding ATP-dependent helicase: MEDTNNNRKFDEILNSTAKQICVIAGPGSGKTTGILIPKAKQIIADSSIAQKNVLLLTFSRLSAIDLQNKVKSIEKVPKASTLHSFCLSFLLTEDNHEIRKRVNSIIMDFEKKVMISDLKLILKNDKKKLRAMLDEFSAGWAIKPHDEVFNEDDEKRQFKAAILNWLSEHEAAMMEEIAYHAVDLATKIDSEFIAEPQYIFVDEFQDLNELEQRFIEILAKSSQLLIVVGDPDQSIYSFKFAYPVGITKFADKENTENHTLPFSGRCSTKILDLANKLLIQFDPTRKKLKTLPNAITGEVQLIQKQYQDEEFEEILTLIDTRLNSDASPKDIFILVPRKKLGIDFVKFATAKKENHHMLVDIVFRFAVKGAFTDREAESVSLLGIIANPEGLLHIRSYLGVGDENHFANEIKVIKKKYGSLKNAIQSVNPNDFDKKSKRVRHVCEKIIRLKEIIALYKNEVPIEKVINDLFPDSVEELLDIRQVLFSLKEVDDTIKSLYSKFIDYTRTIHFDNNVIKVMTLMASKGLEADHVFILGCNDGNIPGKNRSAHLTDHEHKQEQRRLLYVGITRAKKTLAISWSRDLPFRQSKGHHTASIGTVKRDGKTYSRVGLSEFLQDISL; encoded by the coding sequence ATGGAAGATACCAATAATAACAGAAAATTTGATGAAATCTTAAATTCAACCGCAAAACAAATTTGTGTTATTGCTGGTCCCGGAAGCGGCAAGACGACTGGCATCTTAATTCCTAAAGCCAAACAAATTATTGCAGATTCAAGCATAGCACAAAAAAATGTTCTTCTTCTGACATTTTCGAGACTATCAGCGATTGACCTCCAGAATAAGGTTAAGAGTATAGAAAAAGTGCCAAAAGCCTCAACATTACATTCTTTCTGTTTATCTTTTTTATTGACTGAAGACAATCACGAGATTAGAAAACGGGTTAATTCAATAATAATGGATTTCGAAAAAAAGGTAATGATTTCCGATCTCAAATTAATATTAAAAAATGACAAGAAGAAACTGCGAGCCATGCTTGATGAATTTAGCGCAGGTTGGGCTATTAAACCGCATGATGAAGTATTTAATGAGGATGATGAAAAAAGACAATTTAAGGCAGCAATTCTAAATTGGCTTAGTGAACACGAAGCAGCCATGATGGAGGAAATCGCTTATCATGCTGTCGATTTAGCAACTAAGATAGATTCTGAATTTATTGCTGAACCTCAATATATTTTTGTTGATGAGTTTCAAGATTTGAATGAGTTAGAGCAGAGGTTTATTGAAATTCTGGCAAAATCATCGCAGCTTCTGATAGTAGTTGGTGATCCAGATCAATCTATCTACAGTTTTAAGTTCGCATATCCTGTCGGGATCACTAAATTTGCTGACAAGGAAAATACAGAAAATCATACACTACCTTTTTCTGGAAGATGCTCCACAAAAATACTCGATCTGGCAAATAAATTACTTATACAATTTGATCCGACAAGAAAAAAGTTAAAAACTCTTCCTAATGCTATAACTGGTGAAGTTCAACTCATTCAGAAACAATATCAAGATGAGGAGTTCGAAGAAATACTGACGCTAATTGATACGAGATTGAACTCAGATGCCTCGCCAAAAGATATTTTTATTCTGGTCCCTCGGAAAAAATTGGGCATAGATTTTGTAAAATTCGCCACTGCTAAGAAAGAAAACCACCATATGCTTGTGGATATTGTCTTTCGCTTTGCAGTTAAAGGCGCGTTCACAGATAGAGAAGCAGAAAGCGTATCGCTTTTAGGCATCATTGCGAACCCGGAGGGTTTACTGCATATTAGATCTTATTTAGGAGTGGGAGACGAGAATCATTTTGCAAATGAGATTAAGGTGATAAAAAAGAAATATGGCAGTCTTAAAAATGCAATTCAATCTGTAAATCCAAATGACTTTGATAAAAAGAGTAAAAGAGTTCGTCATGTATGCGAGAAAATAATCAGACTCAAAGAAATCATTGCTTTATACAAAAATGAAGTTCCTATCGAAAAGGTGATAAATGATTTATTCCCGGATTCTGTTGAAGAACTCTTAGATATTAGGCAAGTATTATTTTCTCTTAAAGAAGTCGATGATACGATCAAAAGTCTTTATTCAAAGTTTATTGACTACACAAGAACAATACATTTTGACAATAACGTAATCAAAGTAATGACGCTAATGGCTTCTAAAGGATTGGAGGCTGATCACGTTTTTATTTTAGGCTGTAATGATGGTAACATTCCTGGCAAAAATCGGTCAGCTCATTTAACAGACCATGAACACAAGCAAGAACAACGTCGTTTACTTTATGTCGGTATTACGAGAGCTAAAAAAACTTTAGCCATAAGTTGGAGCCGGGATCTTCCTTTCAGGCAATCAAAAGGCCATCACACTGCAAGTATAGGGACAGTTAAAAGAGACGGGAAAACCTATAGTAGAGTTGGTCTATCGGAATTTTTGCAGGATATCAGCTTATGA